In Rhodamnia argentea isolate NSW1041297 chromosome 1, ASM2092103v1, whole genome shotgun sequence, the genomic window ATACTGAAAGTGTCCTAATTGAGAAAGCTTAACAAGTAGGGACGTGCCCCGGTGATGAGCACTTTTCGACTTTAGGTCTTCGTGCTGAGTAGCTGCTGCACAGCATTTCTTACTGTTGCTGTCCAGATCAAATCTTTGAAAGTGTGATATTGCCATTGTTTGCCATGTATGATTTAACAACTCAACGGGGAATATCATTAATCATGGTAAAGAGCTACAGCATTCAAAGGAACATTTTGAGTTTTGCAGAAAATTATCCCCCGTTTCTTTTGCTCTCTGAATCAAATGGACCTTGTCTGGGCAGGTTCGTGGAATAATCAAACTTTTAGGTTATAACTTGTGGGCAAGATTACACGGTTACATTGGTAAAATTACAACTTTGGAATCGGACCAAGGTTCCAGTAGAAATGCCTTGGCAGGTTGCATCACTATCCAACAGTATGATGTGTACGGTATTGAATGTAAATCATATGCCACCAAACACATATTttcaaacacttaaaaaataTCAGAGAAGGATGCACGCCCATGGCGGGCacgtgcgtgtgtgtgtgtgtgtgtgtgtgagagagagagagagagagagagagagacgcctAGTTAAATACAACTGTCACAGCctgaaaaaagaagagggatgAAAGAACTATTGCCAATTATTGATTGGTTCAATGGCAGTTTCAGGAGATGAAACAGAGGCCTAATTAAATCCCTTTTCGTTTTGCTCCTGGATGGGAGTGCTCAAGTTATTTGACATACATAGTCCATATCATTTCTTTAAGTTTTGCACATATgccatttttttccttgttacAACTTAACATTTGGTTTTGGGAATCCTTTAACCGACTgatgagtgttttttttttaattttagtttgaAACTTTAAGTTTTAGACTTTCCTTTCACAACATACGTACTGCTGTTAAGAGTTAAATTAATCTACTAGTTCGATTTTTCCTTGTTTATCTATCTTTGAAactcaaaatttatttatgttattttggTCTTCTTTGAGGTTGGTTCTTTTGCTTCCAGATTATTTGTCACATTTGAACATGGTATTTTTCAGGATGTTGCTCTTACGTTGAGGCCTATCTTTTGTGTTCAAACCTTCTGGCAATTGCTAGCTATTTGCAGCATACTAGCGTGATAGCAAAAATTCTCATTCTCTGCTTTGAACAACTTTATCTTTATTCTCATGCCTGGTTGAAACTATTGTTTTGTTACTGAGAGACACAGTCACTAATCTACAGGATGAGAAGGAGATTCAGAAGACTGCATTGAAACAACATCGTGTCCTGAGGACGGCCACTGAGTTCAGATATGGCTACAAGCTGGTGGTATGtctgcagattgttgactttacTCTGGACAAGTTCGATTTGCTGTTGATCCTCCTCCTACTGGCATGAACAATTATTTTTGCATTGCTGGAAGATACTTTCCAATTAAAACTTGCGATCGCCGAATTTGCAGGAAAATGGTAATATACGAGCAGCACTTTCAACCACAGATGTCATTGAGGTGAGGAGCCTATATTTCATTATTGGTTGTTCTAAGCAACTTACTCATGAAGTTGGACATGAGAGTTAAATATGTGGTTTTCTAAACACAGGCACACTCGCACACACATAATCTTTGTATGGCTATGGTAATATTCAGTTTTGTATTGCATGTACTTAAGTTTTATCAGGTGTAGATGGTTGTTCAGTTCTTAACTGGCACTTCTGTCCACCCTTCCCTCTGCAATTTCAGCTTCCAACACAAGACCAGCTGAAGACTGTGCTCGATAAAGTAAAGGACTTCTTTGGGGATGCTAAGGAATCGTTTGGGAAACTCACGGCCCTAAATTCAACCAAAAGTGAGGAGTCCGAGCCAGAGGAAAGCtctaaggaaaaagagaagtgagTTGGAATGTGACATTATTGATCGCTTCTGCTAATCAATAGAGGCTTTAGCTCTAGAATCATAGAGTGGATGGTAATCATTGATTTGATCGTACTCAATTCCTCGATCTTCCAGGGTTAAAAGCTGAGATAAAGAAATGAATCCCTAGAAGGTGGCTGCTTTGTTTGTTTGAGATGGAGGTTGCTGAAGGGATTACACAGATTCTGGCAAAGTAAGGCATACGAATTAAACTTCCCTGCACAGTTTAgctttgtgaaatttttggaaatttctgtCAATCCAACCGGGTTACCCTTAGCAACATCTCCGCGTGCAAATACAGCATCTCTTAGATATTGATTGTTGGCAACTACGGATTTGTAATGTGTCCTGTTACATTGTCCGGGAAGAACTTCAAACTTTGCATATTATACACTGGTAGAAACAGCTATGGCAGCATAGACAGAGTAATACTAATTGCATTGGCTTACATCAGAAGAAATGTCTCATTGTGTTCTCTTAAGCATATCCTCCTTAAAAGCTAGAACTCCTGACGTTGGCGGACAGTTGGTACAAGAACAAGCGGCGTCTTCTTCCTTGTAGCGAGGCCAAAGATCTCACTTAGGTCCATACCGTGCGCTTTAGCGCCTGGCGGCCATGCCCAATTAAAATGATACAGGAGTTTTGCCAATGAAGTCTCGACAGTCCTTAGACCGAAAGCAAACCCAGGGCAGCCTCTTCGTCCTCCCCCAAACGGTAGAAACCTGAAATCTTGGTCCTTCACATCAATGTCACTACCCTCGAACCTCTCGGGTCTGAACTCTAGGGGTTGGTCCCATGACTCGCTGTCTCTCCCAAGAACATAAGCGTTTATCAGCACCCTAGTTCTTGCAGGTACTTCATAGCCGTCGAGCACGCATCTCTCCATGGATTCCCGCGGAACCAGCAGTGGAACTGGCGGGTGTAGTCGCATTGTTTCCTTGATCACGGCTTTTAGGTAATGTAGGTCGTGGAGATGTCCCTCCCCAAGCTTGTCACTAGTGGGTACATTTCTGCAAACTTCTTCTTGTGCTTTCTTCATTACTCTAGGGTTTCTGGCTAGCTCTGTCATGGTCCATTCTAGAGTTGCCGCTGTTGTATCGGTTCCGGCTACAAACATGTCCTGTTGAGATATGACAATCCAAAAGGAAGTCTCACTTTAGCAGTCGAATTAAGCAATGGTAACATTTCTCTCTAGCTGCTAAACCATCAGACGTGTTAAGATTTTCATCTATGTTTTGAAATGCAAACGCTAATGCAAATCCATCGTCTTCGACTTGGGTAATTACGTGATGGGAACTACTGCATCTTTGATTCAGATGGGCAAGTAATGGATGATGCGGTGGACAGAATCAAGTcgttttagaaaatatttcggtatggatatgaaattttttttaccaggACTAGAGCCTTGAGATTATCATCTGTGATGGGCACTTCCAAGTCCTCCTGTTGCACCCTCATCAGCACATCCAATAGATCTTCCCTATCATCATCAGCATCGAGACTTATgatcctcctctctctcttcttcacaTGGTCTCCGATGATCTCATCGCAAACACTTCTCAAACTTACCAAGTTGTTCTGCAACCTTCTCTCTAAACCAGTGACCCAGTTCACCCACTCCCACCTTGGGAAGAAATCCCCCACACTGAACCCAGCAAGCAAATTCTGAGTCTCAGTCAAAACTCTCACCAAATGGCTCTTGTCTCCCTCTCCAAAACCCTCTGCAACGAACCGCTTCCCGAACGCCACTCTACATAGCACGTCGTTGGCTAGCCCGAAGAATATCTTGCTCATGTCCACCTCCGACCCCGAGAGAGATCGCAGCACGCCGAGTAACCGAGCCATTTCCTCCTCGCGCACTTGTCGGAAGGAACCCACCCTTTTTGAGCCGAGCAGCTCGGTCATGCATATTCTCCTCGCCTGGCGCCAGTATGGGCCATAGGAGGAGAAGGTGACGTCAGAGCAGCCGAAGGAGAGGTACCGAGCAGCGATGAGCTGGGGGCGGTTCGCAAAGACATGGTCGTGGGTCTTGAGCACAAGCCTCGCCAGTCTCGGCGAGGAGATGACGATGGTGGGGACTTGGCCAAGTTGGAGGTGGAAGATAGGGCCGAGTCGGCGGGCGAGGTCCGCGAGGGCGTGGTGGGGCATGGCGGTGAGGAGGTGGAGGTGACCTATAATAGGGAGTCGCGGCGACGGCGAAGGCGGGTGCTCAGGTTGGGGGGGCGATAGGTCGCCGTGGCGGTGCTTGTGTGAGCGTTTGATGTAGATGAGGatggtgaagaggaagaggaacaagagagagagcattTGGGTTGTGGATCCATTGCAGTCCATcttgtattgatcttccaatggTTGTTTAAGGCGAGAAGAGAAAGACTGACTGAATCTTGTGTGCGTTTGTCATTGAAATGCTTCGCTCGGAGTATGAGATTGTGCTTGACATCTGAGTGGCTGAGGGATGCATGCTCTGCCACCACGCTGTGGGAAATTCGACACTTCGACTCGTTTTAAATGCATGTAGAGGGACACGTGATGACTTGTGTGCAAAGGGGGAAGAGTGCATGTGGCCAAAGGGGAGAGAGTGAACAATGAAGAGGCAGCGTCAAAAGAACCATGTCCAATGTAACCACTCTTGCTTTTTATCTTCGTTAGACCTAATTGCATCTCCCTTGGTCCTTTGGCGCTTCAAGGCTGATATTACATGCCTAgggagaaaattgttcaaaaagtcttaaatttattgcacttttgttaatttagttttaaacattttaattgggctaaagtacactataagtgccaaaactttcaaaacaatcacttaaatgaactttttttaaaaacgatcactttagtgtcaactccgatttgaaccgacgtggctcgccggaaatttgacgtggcctattttttttttatcaatatttgagctaacgtggTTGCCGgagttagcactaaagtgagtgtttttcaaaaaaattggtacttaaatgatcgtttttaaaaaaatttaacacttaagtaatagttttttgaaagttttggtactgacttaattgttttttaaaaaagttggcatattattttgaaaattttggcaataaagtgagcaccgtacacgttttagcacttgtagtgtacttaaatCTAATTGGAAACGAAGATGTGGATGCCAGCCTTTTTTCATGGCATGGCTGCCAttgatgtaaataatttttttttgaatgatttatttagttatttatttttttatttgcgtttcttttccttctcctttgttCTTACTGTGGTCGGCGAAGGTCGCTAGGCCCTCATCCGCCACTTTGCGAGGGCAACGAAGCTCTTTCTAGCCTCGCCCCATCACAGGTGTGAGCGACGCTAGCCTCACAAGCGGCTTCACCCGCGACTGCGATggccttgcccaaatctaggcaagggtcaCAGCCCTCACTTGCCACattaacagaaaaagaaaaaaagaatgaaaagaaaataaaaaaaattaaagaaattattaaTGCTCCACTTCAGCACCATTGTTCACAGGATCAATTTTCGACCTAAATTGACCGGAtcgacttgattagaaaaacaTTGATGTTCTTGGCGAGGGCAGGTGACCCCCTGCAAACCTTCATTGGCCCTCGTCGAGCCCCTACCGGCCCTTTCTAGCAATAGAGCAGaacaaacaaaattaaaattaaaaagtaagaaaaaatgaaataaaaaaaattagccgatTCTCAAGTAGACCCTAGAATCGATTGACAagataaatttcaaattccgtaACATGCATGGTagttttcagatttcaaaaagttaaaaactatTCCGACATGATAAGTTTGAGGTGGAAGCATTGAAATCGCCCACCCTCAACATCATATCTCCTTAATGTCTGTTAATGGGAGggacaatttgaattttttttttcaatgtataTATAATAAAGAATGAGAAATGGCGtttatcatttcattttcatgGACCTGGGTGAAATTGGCAGaataagagaaagaaagaaacaagaagaagctCGTTTTGGCGTTTTCAATCCTCGACAAGGTACAAGGTGGTGTCGTTGTCGAGCGGTCCAAACTTCTCATCCACGAACCCAAAAAACACTGTGCGAAATATTTCTTCCGGACAGTTCCAGAACCGCCACCCGACCCTCTCTCGAATGTCCGTCTCCTTCCTTTTTAAGCTCTCCCGCGCCTCTGTTGTCCAGCATCAATCTCTGCAAtctgctctctttctctcgcggTTGATCCATTCAGCGCCACGAACGAGCCCGAACGATGTCGCGGTCTCTGAGCACCCACCTCAAGCCCATCGTCCTCCCTCTGCCGTCGTCGTCGGTGGCGAGCTCTCTTCCTTCGTGTCGTCACCCCCTGCACTCCCTCGCGTTCGCGCCGATGAGAACCACGCGCTGCGGAGGGATCAGGGCCGCGGCGGCGACCGACGGCGGGGACAACCTCGATCACCTTCAGAGAGCCGCCAGCGGCGCGCGCCGAGGTCAGTCTCAGTCTCAGTCTCAGTCTCAGGTTCAGGCTCAGCCCAAGAGAAGAACCGCCCCTGTCGCTCCTATTGGTAAGTTGCCCGCCCTCCCTACCCCaacaaccccccaaaaaaaaagcaaaaatcccCTCATTTTCTCATTCCGATTGGTGTAGAATTGGGCAACCCAAGTTCGTTTCTTCGCTGAAAAAATGAATCTTTAAGTGAATTTGACAGACGTTTTCATAGAGAGATGTTTCGAAGCAATCTCAAGTTCTCACAAGTTTTAATTATGTTGCTTAGAATGTCGAGCAGTTTGATGAGTAATGTGGACATTCATGGACCTAGATGACTCGTGAGCTCAAATTTAATGAAACTCTTCTGGTTGGAAACGCAGGTTTATGGGACAGGTTTCCGACAGCAAGGACGGTGCAACAAATGATGGAGACGATGGATAGGTTGATGGAGGACCCGTTCGCCTACTCGGGCACGTGGCCGTTGCCCCTGCCGAGCGGCGGCGACGGGTACAGCCGCGGGAGGACGCCGTGGGAGATCAAAGAAGGCGAGAGCGATTACAAGATGAGGTTTGACATGCCCGGGATGACCAAGGAGGACGTGAGGCTGTGGGTCGAGCAGAAGATGCTCGTGGTCAGGGCCGAGAAGTCCCCCAAAAGGGCAGCGGAGAACACCGCAGGGGCGGGGGTGGCGGCGgagcaagaggaggaggaggaggagtggtCCGCGAAGAGCTACGGGCGGTACAGCAGCCGGATCGCGTTGCCCGAGAACGTGGAGTTTGAGAAGATCAGAGCAGAGGTGAGAGACGGAGTGTTATACATAACCATACCCAAGGCAAATTCCAGTGGCAAGATTATGGATATCAATGTCCAGTGACTCTGAATGTACTTTGCTGAAAATTCGAAGGCCTTTCGTATTGCCACTTCCTTTATACTGTTTATGATCTGCATAGAAGATGATAGTTTTTGTACTTTGTATTCAAAACATAACTCTATGTTGGAGTGGGGAGGTGAAGCAGTATGTTGAGATCGACGTTTTAGTTCATGACACCATCTTTCTGTCACACGAAAGGAAGTACTTGTGACTTGATTGAAAAGTCTGTATTTAGCATTAACCATGATCTCCCGAGGAGATGTTTCGTCAAGTCCTAGGCTTCTAAGGCCGTCGAACCCACCCGGCCTCTATTCGACATGGCCAGAATTTCTGCCCCTCGAGAGAGTCGATGCGAATGTCCAAATGCGTTACAAGGATGTACGTCTTTGCCGCCTCGAGCATTGCCTATCTCGAGGCAAAAGCTTAGTGTCGGGGGCTCGTACACACGAATGGAAACTGTCTCAGCGCTTCTTCGGAAGTGCGGGCCCCGAAGGTGGCGAGGAGGAATCAGGGGTCCTCATCTCGGCCGTCCTTGAGGTCTCAAGCAGTGAATGTACCCCACAAAGGATGGTCCTTTCGCTGCTGGAAAACTCGGTGGGAACTTTGCCGGGTCCTTGTTGGAGGCACATGATAGGATTTAGCTGAAAGAGTTTGTTTTCGCCCTGAGGAAGGCTCACGAGAGCGGCGGGTCTTTGGCTTGGGGGCTTTGAGGGGATGGGGAGGTGTCGGGTGTCTCCGGGGCTGCCAAGAAGTTTGTGGAAACGGCAAAAGGGTGATGGGGGATCTCTACAAGTAGTCCAGTTTGGTGCGGGCTTCACTGGTATGAGGCTGATATTTGGGTCGGGGAAGCCAAAATGGGTGAACCTCGCAGTGCAGAGAGGTTGAAGAACAATGGTCCTCGTGGATGCTAGAGATGGTCATGAAATGGAGGCAAGGGTGAAGCTGAGCGAAGAGGACATGGCACTGCTGGGTCATAACCAATGAATGCTAGATTCTGTATCTGTAGAAACTCTGGTATCATGTTTTTCACTTTCCTTGATCTACTTTGGCTTGTGATCAGGTTGGTGATCCAGTCAGTGATTACTGGTGTTCAGCGACTTCATGTGAATTACACGAGAAGCTTTCAGTAGAATTACATGTGCAGTTTCATTCGTGATCATCCTGATCGAATCTACTCGAACTTCCGGTTATCATATACTTATTGTAAGAGCTTGGTGTATCATCACATGATCaagatttcccttttttcttgtcATTGTTGAGAGAATCTCCAGCTCATATTACTTTACATGCTGTAGGTCTAAAAATGTCATCAGTTTAACACGGTCAAAGAGCCGTGAGACGTAAGACATGATGTTCCAGACATAGCAATAGATGTCTAATCCTCGTTTTGCATGGAAAGATGCGTGGCATCATGTTAAATCTTCCACTATGGATCTTCCTCGTTTCTTTTCTACAATGTTGATACTCTTTGAAGCTCCCCTTTGGAAGCCGCAGATTTCAACTGTAACCCTCcaaaataagtgaaaaaaaacaGTTCTTCCTCGTGGAACTCACTGTCTCCCTGATCATTTTGTTACATGAACGAATCAAGAGAAATATGCACAACATCGAGACTGATGCACTAATGTACGTCGACCAAACTTGGAGAAGCAAGCTTCGTTTAGCTAAGCATCTGCCAGTCCTCACCATTGTACATGTTTCCATAATCAAATCTCCTAACAGCTTATTAGGAAGATGACAAGCGCAGTCCTTAAAGATGATGCAAAACTTTCAGACAGGTCAGCAGACAAACTAGAGCATTGGTCATGCTATGAACAGACCTTGATTTATTACAGGTAACTCCGATTGGTCGGAGAGTTGCTCGAAGTCGAACTTCAGGGCAGTGTACAAGTGCATCGGGACTTCAGCCACCATGCTTGGGTCCCCAAAATCCGGAAACTCTATGTTTTGGAGTCCAAGGCATGTGGAGTAATCCTGAAGCCATCCGACCTGTAGAACCTCATCTGGAGATGTAAATGCCGACTCAGGGGTGGTCGAAGAAAAATTCCTCTGGGAAGATTCCAAATTGGTAACGCAGCTCGGGTTGAAGGCCTGACTTTCCATGCTTGGTTTGTTGGTGGAAGGGGGCTGAATAGCTTGTTGATTTCCCGTGTGGATTTTGGTGGGAACAGGAAAAGAGTCGATTCTCGTTTTCACTGGACTTGCCTGAGTAAAGCTGCTGATTGCATAATCAACATTCAAAGGCTTGGTTTCAATCAGGTTGGGCAGTTGTGCTTTCGAACTAATGGACGTGACGGGTAGTAGTTGATCTATTTGGACATGATTCTGCAGGCCACCCATAGGCACAGCCACGCGGCGAAAGCAATCTTCTGGTTGATTCCCAGCATTTTCTTGGTGAAATTGGATTTCTGGAACTTCTCTCCAAGAGTACGATCCCGGGGTAATCCCATCAATCGCTGGGAATTTCATTTCCTGCTCCAGTGGAGAGAGTGAGTGACTAATTCCTGGACTAGATTTCTCGGTGATTGTAGTCCCTCTGGGGTTGATTTCATTGCTTTTGGAGTTCAAATTCTGGATGAGCAAGTTGTTGCCCGAAATTCTCGAGTTGCAATTTGTAGCATCATTTTGCTCGAAATTGATGGAGTTCTGACGGCTCAATGCTCTGGCAGCATCTTGCGGGTTTAGATCCGAATGCTTCATCCCGCCATAAGAAATTTTCAGATCATTTTCCTTCTGCAACCTGCTCAAGTAAAGCCGGTACTTCTGCATAAAGCAAAATCGCACTGCCTTTACAATCTAatggaacaagaaaagaaatgtaaGCTGGGGTCTATAATTACCTGCTCAGTTTATTGTCGGTTTAAAAATCGGTTTTAGATAACAACTACTTGCTCATAAACTAAAATCCTCGAAACAGCAAGGTAAATTGAGCTTAATGCAAACTAGCATCAGCATGGCCAAATTTTACTGTAAAGTCTATGACCCATCAGCGTGATTTTAGGGAAGGTATGTACCTGCAGGTGGCTGGCGACATTTTCTCTTGTCAACCATGGAATATTCATCAAGTCCAGTATTTTCTTGGGACCGACTTCTGCAGAACAGACAAGACATGTTACATCCTTTCCTGAATAGAAAATTTGGCTTGTGTGCGTGATTATTTACTTGTCTGGAAAAAGACGAgcttttaaaatatattaacaaaaaatttagtacttactatcatatccaatcagATTCACTGCTTTCACAAATTTCTGATGGAGATCAACAGACCAAACTACTCTAGCTTTCTTTGTGGAAGACGAAGAATCGGTGAAGTCTTTCTCATCGTGCTTATTTTCTaggtctttccttttctttgccgGTGTCAACATATCTTCTCCACTAAAGAAATGCCCATCATCAAACTGATCAAACCCGCTTTGGGTTACCTGAAGACCTTCAAGACCTTCATGACTCTCAATGTCCCTTACCTCGTGGATCCTCTTTCGAAAGACATGCTGCCATATGTTTCGGAGCTCTTTCATTCGGATGGGCTTGAGGAGATAATCACAAGCCCCATGTTGAACGCCCTTCTTAACTCTGCTCGTCTCTCCGTCCACAGACATCACTGTCCATTCAAGTAAAGACAGATACTTCAGGTAGGAAGTCCAAGGATCGATACTTCTCAACTATATTAATGGCGTTAAGAAGAAAAAGGGTTCATATGCAGCGACAAAGTACCGACTTATTACAGGAAGATCCATCTCGAGGCCGACAAGTTCCAGGAGTTTGAAGCCGTCCATGTCAGGCATGTTAACGTCGCTAATGACAATGTCATATCCACCCTTCCTTTCGCGAAGCAGTTTCAGGGCATCTCTTGCTAATCCACATGTGGTAACTGAAAGCACAACAGAGGAGCAGAACGTGAGAAAGTTACAAAATCTCAGTGTGCACGACATATTGTTCTTAAGCAACTGAGAATCAAAATGAGTTATTTGGTGGCAATCTAGGCAAGACCAAAAATGAGCTTTGGCCTTTAT contains:
- the LOC115738817 gene encoding tryptamine 5-hydroxylase-like; its protein translation is MDCNGSTTQMLSLLFLFLFTILIYIKRSHKHRHGDLSPPQPEHPPSPSPRLPIIGHLHLLTAMPHHALADLARRLGPIFHLQLGQVPTIVISSPRLARLVLKTHDHVFANRPQLIAARYLSFGCSDVTFSSYGPYWRQARRICMTELLGSKRVGSFRQVREEEMARLLGVLRSLSGSEVDMSKIFFGLANDVLCRVAFGKRFVAEGFGEGDKSHLVRVLTETQNLLAGFSVGDFFPRWEWVNWVTGLERRLQNNLVSLRSVCDEIIGDHVKKRERRIISLDADDDREDLLDVLMRVQQEDLEVPITDDNLKALVLDMFVAGTDTTAATLEWTMTELARNPRVMKKAQEEVCRNVPTSDKLGEGHLHDLHYLKAVIKETMRLHPPVPLLVPRESMERCVLDGYEVPARTRVLINAYVLGRDSESWDQPLEFRPERFEGSDIDVKDQDFRFLPFGGGRRGCPGFAFGLRTVETSLAKLLYHFNWAWPPGAKAHGMDLSEIFGLATRKKTPLVLVPTVRQRQEF
- the LOC115738980 gene encoding heat shock protein 21, chloroplastic-like, yielding MSRSLSTHLKPIVLPLPSSSVASSLPSCRHPLHSLAFAPMRTTRCGGIRAAAATDGGDNLDHLQRAASGARRGQSQSQSQSQVQAQPKRRTAPVAPIGLWDRFPTARTVQQMMETMDRLMEDPFAYSGTWPLPLPSGGDGYSRGRTPWEIKEGESDYKMRFDMPGMTKEDVRLWVEQKMLVVRAEKSPKRAAENTAGAGVAAEQEEEEEEWSAKSYGRYSSRIALPENVEFEKIRAEVRDGVLYITIPKANSSGKIMDINVQ
- the LOC115738978 gene encoding two-component response regulator ARR11 isoform X2 codes for the protein MMESSKGFSSPRSTAFPAGLRVLVVDDDPTWLKILEKMLKKCSYEVTTCGLARDALKLLRERKGGYDIVISDVNMPDMDGFKLLELVGLEMDLPVIMMSVDGETSRVKKGVQHGACDYLLKPIRMKELRNIWQHVFRKRIHEVRDIESHEGLEGLQVTQSGFDQFDDGHFFSGEDMLTPAKKRKDLENKHDEKDFTDSSSSTKKARVVWSVDLHQKFVKAVNLIGYDRKDVTCLVCSAEVGPKKILDLMNIPWLTRENVASHLQKYRLYLSRLQKENDLKISYGGMKHSDLNPQDAARALSRQNSINFEQNDATNCNSRISGNNLLIQNLNSKSNEINPRGTTITEKSSPGISHSLSPLEQEMKFPAIDGITPGSYSWREVPEIQFHQENAGNQPEDCFRRVAVPMGGLQNHVQIDQLLPVTSISSKAQLPNLIETKPLNVDYAISSFTQASPVKTRIDSFPVPTKIHTGNQQAIQPPSTNKPSMESQAFNPSCVTNLESSQRNFSSTTPESAFTSPDEVLQVGWLQDYSTCLGLQNIEFPDFGDPSMVAEVPMHLYTALKFDFEQLSDQSELPVINQGLFIA
- the LOC115738978 gene encoding two-component response regulator ARR11 isoform X1; this translates as MMESSKGFSSPRSTAFPAGLRVLVVDDDPTWLKILEKMLKKCSYEVTTCGLARDALKLLRERKGGYDIVISDVNMPDMDGFKLLELVGLEMDLPVIMMSVDGETSRVKKGVQHGACDYLLKPIRMKELRNIWQHVFRKRIHEVRDIESHEGLEGLQVTQSGFDQFDDGHFFSGEDMLTPAKKRKDLENKHDEKDFTDSSSSTKKARVVWSVDLHQKFVKAVNLIGYDSQIFYSGKDVTCLVCSAEVGPKKILDLMNIPWLTRENVASHLQKYRLYLSRLQKENDLKISYGGMKHSDLNPQDAARALSRQNSINFEQNDATNCNSRISGNNLLIQNLNSKSNEINPRGTTITEKSSPGISHSLSPLEQEMKFPAIDGITPGSYSWREVPEIQFHQENAGNQPEDCFRRVAVPMGGLQNHVQIDQLLPVTSISSKAQLPNLIETKPLNVDYAISSFTQASPVKTRIDSFPVPTKIHTGNQQAIQPPSTNKPSMESQAFNPSCVTNLESSQRNFSSTTPESAFTSPDEVLQVGWLQDYSTCLGLQNIEFPDFGDPSMVAEVPMHLYTALKFDFEQLSDQSELPVINQGLFIA
- the LOC115738978 gene encoding two-component response regulator ARR11 isoform X3, which translates into the protein MMESSKGFSSPRSTAFPAGLRVLVVDDDPTWLKILEKMLKKCSYEVTTCGLARDALKLLRERKGGYDIVISDVNMPDMDGFKLLELVGLEMDLPVIMMSVDGETSRVKKGVQHGACDYLLKPIRMKELRNIWQHVFRKRIHEVRDIESHEGLEGLQVTQSGFDQFDDGHFFSGEDMLTPAKKRKDLENKHDEKDFTDSSSSTKKARVVWSVDLHQKFVKAVNLIGYDKVGPKKILDLMNIPWLTRENVASHLQKYRLYLSRLQKENDLKISYGGMKHSDLNPQDAARALSRQNSINFEQNDATNCNSRISGNNLLIQNLNSKSNEINPRGTTITEKSSPGISHSLSPLEQEMKFPAIDGITPGSYSWREVPEIQFHQENAGNQPEDCFRRVAVPMGGLQNHVQIDQLLPVTSISSKAQLPNLIETKPLNVDYAISSFTQASPVKTRIDSFPVPTKIHTGNQQAIQPPSTNKPSMESQAFNPSCVTNLESSQRNFSSTTPESAFTSPDEVLQVGWLQDYSTCLGLQNIEFPDFGDPSMVAEVPMHLYTALKFDFEQLSDQSELPVINQGLFIA